From the Carya illinoinensis cultivar Pawnee chromosome 4, C.illinoinensisPawnee_v1, whole genome shotgun sequence genome, one window contains:
- the LOC122307554 gene encoding ethylene-responsive transcription factor RAP2-10-like codes for MEGGVGGERGETRRKRGVVEMCEKRYKGIRMRKWGKWVAEIREPNKRSRIWLGSYSTPVAAARAYDTAVFYLRGPSARLNFPEFLATGETLGSGDLSAASIRKKATEVGAQVDALETALHHRLHHQHASAAAAAAVAATTKFNSCGGFVERVDLNKVPDPDDSDGDWERN; via the coding sequence ATGGAAGGTGGTGTTGGAGGTGAGAGAGGGGAGACGAGGAGAAAGAGAGGGGTTGTCGAGATGTGCGAGAAACGGTACAAGGGGATAAGGATGAGGAAGTGGGGCAAGTGGGTGGCCGAGATTAGGGAGCCCAATAAACGCTCCAGGATCTGGCTCGGCTCCTACTCCACCCCCGTCGCTGCTGCTCGAGCCTACGACACCGCCGTATTTTATCTCAGGGGACCCTCCGCTCGCCTCAATTTCCCCGAGTTCCTGGCCACCGGTGAAACGCTGGGGAGCGGTGACTTGTCTGCGGCTTCGATAAGGAAGAAGGCGACCGAGGTCGGAGCTCAAGTCGACGCGCTGGAGACGGCTCTGCATCATCGTCTTCATCATCAGCATGCATCGGCGGCGGCGGCAGCGGCGGTGGCGGCGACGACCAAGTTTAATTCTTGTGGTGGGTTTGTGGAACGAGTCGACTTGAATAAGGTGCCCGACCCGGATGATTCGGACGGGGATTGGGAGAGGAACTAG
- the LOC122307651 gene encoding CBS domain-containing protein CBSX1, chloroplastic-like — MVSILLPEPLPVCNPRAAAVVHRSFSYHLPCPLLLPPGRRLVSVPTHRLLGFRRSLALAATRTLMSNSVPPRSGVYTVGEFMTGREELNVVKPTTTVDEALNALVENRITGFPVIDDDWKLVGLVSDYDLLALDSILGGTPNDTSLFPEVDSSWKTFNEIQKLLSKTNGKLVGDLMTPAPVVVRETTNLEDAARILLETKYRRLPVVDVDGKLVGIITRGNVVRAALKIKRASEMKA, encoded by the exons ATGGTCTCCATCCTTCTCCCGGAACCTCTACCCGTCTGTAACCCCCGCGCCGCTGCCGTGGTTCACCGTTCATTCAGTTACCACTTGCCATGCCCTCTCCTATTGCCTCCCGGAAGGAGACTTGTATCGGTGCCCACCCATCGTTTACTGGGTTTCCGGAGGTCCTTGGCTCTCGCCGCCACTCGCACCTTGATGTCTAATTCCGTACCC CCAAGAAGTGGAGTATACACCGTTGGTGAGTTTATGACAGGAAGAGAAGAATTGAATGTGGTAAAGCCTACGACAACAGTGGATGAAG CACTGAACGCTCTTGTAGAAAACCGAATCACTGGCTTTCCTGTCATTGATGATGACTGGAAATTG GTCGGTCTTGTTTCAGATTATGACTTACTGGCATTGGACTCCATATTAG GTGGCACGCCAAATGACACCAGCTTGTTTCCTGAAGTTGACAGCTCTTGGAAA ACTTTTAATGAGATACAGAAATTGCTCAGtaaaaccaatggtaagttggTTGGTGATTTGATGACACCAGCCCCAGTTGTAGTTCGTGAAACCACTAATCTTGAGGACGCTGCCAG GATATTGCTCGAGACAAAATATCGTCGGCTTCCAGTTGTAGATGTTGATGGTAAGCTG GTTGGGATTATCACAAGAGGAAATGTAGTTAGAGCTGCCCTTAAGATAAAACGTGCTAGTGAAATGAAGGCATAA